In Lemur catta isolate mLemCat1 chromosome 1, mLemCat1.pri, whole genome shotgun sequence, one DNA window encodes the following:
- the PSPN gene encoding persephin → MAPGMALLCSLLLLSLQLGLGWGPNAKGTPMVKGESLSEQAADARGTRLDAHCSPARLRRAPASPCQLWSLTLPVVELGLGYTSEEKVIFRYCAGSCPRGARTQHGLVLAWLRGQGRAHGGPCCQPTRYADVAFLDDGHRWQRLPQLSAAACGCGG, encoded by the exons ATGGCCCCAGGGATGGCCCTGCTCTGCTCTCTACTGCTGCTGTCACTGCAgttgggcctgggctggggccccaATGCCAAGGGGACTCCGATGGTCAAGGGAGAATCATTGTCTGAGCAGGCGGCGGATGCTAGAGGGACCCGGCTGG ACGCCCACTGCTCCCCTGCCCGCCTGCGCCGAGCACCAGCCAGCCCGTGCCAGCTATGGAGCCTGACCCTGCCAGTGGTGGAGCTGGGCCTGGGCTACACCTCGGAGGAGAAGGTCATCTTCCGCTACTGTGCCGGCAGCTGCCCCCGTGGTGCCCGCACCCAGCATGGCCTGGTGCTGGCCTGGCTGCGGGGCCAGGGCAGAGCCCACGGCGGGCCCTGCTGCCAGCCTACCCGCTACGCTGACGTGGCCTTCCTCGACGACGGCCACCGCTGGCAGCGGCTGCCCCAGCTCTCTGCAGCTGCCTGTGGCTGTGGCGGGTGA